The following are encoded in a window of Coregonus clupeaformis isolate EN_2021a chromosome 34, ASM2061545v1, whole genome shotgun sequence genomic DNA:
- the ero1a gene encoding LOW QUALITY PROTEIN: ERO1-like protein alpha (The sequence of the model RefSeq protein was modified relative to this genomic sequence to represent the inferred CDS: inserted 2 bases in 1 codon; substituted 3 bases at 3 genomic stop codons) yields MAAVGPSERRVHMRDLVTGSLDDCACDVEAIDAFNNERPLPKLQKLLKSVXFRFYKVNLNKPCSFWTDKSLCGHRNCAVIPCTPNEVPEGVKTNQYLAEVNNHDSEKAEKLGVVDSSCSEETRQSLLEXNKHDDEAKRFCVIDDEDEESPDSQYVDLLLNPEHFTGYKGPEAWQIWNSTYEENCLKPYTVKRTLNPMVSYSHNWFQKKXVHNVAEFQQRFNVQLTNGESPKRLRDLYFLYLMEQRALAKFCLSSSCTLASPPRNQRHKLLLLELFQVAKSFPLHFDETSLFAGNMEEDATLKEDFRLTFCNISRIMGCMGCVKCRLWGKLQTQGLGTALKILFSERQIEAXKSSSGQPIFQLSCQEILSLIIAFGR; encoded by the exons atggcggCCGTGGGGCCATCAGAGAGGCGTGTACACATGAGGGACTTG GTGACCGGTAGCTTGGATGACTGCGCTTGTGATGTGGAGGCAATTGATGCCTTCAACAATGAGCGACCCTTGCCCAAACTTCAGAAACTGCTTAAGTCCGTCTAGTTCAGATTTTATA AGGTGAACCTGAATAAGCCTTGTTCATTCTGGACAGACAAAAGCCTCTGTGGACATAGGAACTGTGCCGTGATACCGTGCACACCA AATGAGGTTCCAGAGGGAGTGAAAACAAAT caGTACTTAGCAGAAGTGAACAACCACGATAGTGAGAAGGCTGAGAAGCTTGGAGTGGTGGACAGCTC GTGTAGTGAGGAGACCAGGCAGTCCCTCCTGGAATAGAACAAGCACGATGACGAGGCAAAGCGCTTCTGTGTGATTGATG ATGAGGATGAGGAATCTCCTGATTCCCAGTATGTAGATCTACTGTTGAATCCAGAGCACTTCACAGGATACAAAGGGCCAGAAGCCTGGCAAATCTGGAACAGCACCTATGAGGAGAACTGCTTAAA ACCATACACTGTGAAGCGGACTTTAAATCCTATGGTATCTTACAGTC ACAACTGGTTCCAGAAGAAGTGAGTTCACAACGTCGCCGAGTTCCAGCAACGCTTCAACGTCCAGCTGACCAATGGCGAGAGCCCAAAGAGGCTGCGCGACCTCTACTTCCTCTACCTGATGGAACAGCGTGCACTGGCCAAGTTCTGCCTCTCCTCCAGCTGTACACTGGCCAGCCCACCCAGGAACCAACGACACAAACTCCTGCTCCTAGAGCTCTTCCAGGTGGCTAA GTCTTTCCCTCTGCACTTTGATGAGACATCTCTGTTTGCTGGGAATATGGAAGAAGATGCCACGCTCAAG GAGGACTTTAGGCTGACCTTCTGCAACATCTCCAGGATAATGGGCTGCATGGGCTGCGTTAAGTGCAGGCTCTGGGGCAAACTGCAG ACCCAAGGGTTAGGCACAGCCCTGAAGATCT